Proteins encoded within one genomic window of Deltaproteobacteria bacterium GWC2_65_14:
- a CDS encoding tRNA (N6-threonylcarbamoyladenosine(37)-N6)-methyltransferase TrmO — protein sequence MTHQISHDPGKAKEDGTGGPTGRIIVLCWMHEADRGRLKVHPRGQEGRPERGIFSTRSPHRPNPVSLHTVELLEIRGNVLRVRGMDAIDGTPVIDIKPHSPGLDG from the coding sequence TTGACCCACCAGATCAGCCACGATCCGGGGAAGGCGAAGGAGGACGGGACCGGAGGGCCAACGGGCAGGATCATCGTCCTGTGCTGGATGCACGAAGCGGACCGGGGCCGGCTCAAGGTCCATCCGCGGGGTCAGGAGGGCCGGCCGGAACGGGGGATCTTCTCGACCCGCTCACCTCACCGGCCGAACCCGGTCTCGCTGCACACGGTGGAGCTGCTCGAGATTCGCGGGAATGTCCTTCGGGTCCGCGGCATGGACGCGATCGACGGCACCCCGGTGATCGACATCAAACCCCACTCCCCCGGGCTGGACGGCTGA
- a CDS encoding nucleotidyltransferase translates to MVRIPVETEQIALYCRKHFLRKLSLFGSVLRDDFRSDSDVDVLVEFFPGHIPGLLKIAEMERELSSLLGGRAVEIRTPGDLSRYFRDEVMESAETLYAQE, encoded by the coding sequence ATGGTCCGGATTCCCGTGGAAACGGAACAAATCGCCCTTTACTGCCGAAAACATTTCCTCCGGAAACTCTCTCTGTTCGGCTCCGTGTTGCGAGACGACTTCCGCAGCGACAGCGACGTGGATGTTCTCGTCGAGTTTTTCCCCGGCCACATCCCGGGATTGCTGAAAATTGCCGAAATGGAACGGGAGTTGTCGTCGCTGCTGGGCGGGCGCGCCGTGGAAATTCGTACCCCCGGGGATTTGAGCAGGTACTTCCGTGATGAGGTCATGGAATCCGCGGAAACCCTCTATGCACAAGAGTGA